CCGCCGACGTCCCGCAGATCTGAGGAGAACAGCCATGACCCTGATCGACTCGCCCCGCACGACCGTCAGCCACCCGCTGTCCCGGCTCACCGCCGAGGAGATCACCGCCGCCACGGCCATCGTCCGCGCCGCCGGCCTGGTGCAGGAGAGCAGCAAGTTCGTCTACGTGGGCCTGGAGGAGCCGCACAAGCGCGACGTCCTGGCCTGGACGCCCGGCGACCCGATCGAGCGCCGGGTGCGCGCCCTGCTGCTCGACCGCGCCACCGGCAACGGCCGTGACCTCACCGTCTCCGTCACCGGGGGCACGGTCGTCACCGACGTCGAGATCGACGGCGTGGCCGACGGGCAGGTGCCGATCCTCGACGCCGAGTTCGAGGCGATCGAGCCGATCCTCGCCGCCGACGAGCAGTGGATCGCCGCGATGGCCAAGCGGGGGCTGGACGTCGCCGACGTCCGGTGCGTGCCGCTGTCGGCCGGCTCCTACTTCCCCGGCGAGTACGGCCACCGGATCGCCCGGGTGCTCGGCTTCCACCAGGCCGACGAGTCCGACCTGCCCTGGGCGCACCCGGTGGACGGCGTGGTGGCCTTCGTCGACATCACCCGCGGCGTCGCGCTCGACGTCCAGGACCACTACGACCTGCCCGTGCCCGCCGAGCGCGCCGACCTGACCCCGGACGTCCACCCCTCGCCGGTCCGGGACCTGCGGCCCATCGAGATCACCCAGCCCGAGGGCCCGAGCTTCACCGTCGAGGACGACGTCGTCCGCTGGGCCGGCTGGGAGTTCCGGGTCGGCTTCGACGCCCGCGAGGGGCTGGTGCTCAACCAGCTGTCCATCGACGGCCGGTCGGTGGTGCACCGCGCCTCGATCGCCGAGATGGTCGTGCCCTACGCCGACCCCTCCCCGGTGCGGTTCTGGCAGAACTACTTCGACGTCGGCGAGTACGTCTTCGCCCGCTACACCAACTCCCTCGAGCTGGGCTGCGACTGCCTGGGCGAGATCCACTACCTCGACGCCACGCTCGCCGACGAGGACGGCGCCCCCCGGGTGATCCGCAACGCCGTCTGCCTGCACGAGGAGGACTACGGCGTCGGCTGGAAGCACACCGACCTGTTCAACGGGATGGCCGAGACCCGCCGGTCGCGGCGGCTGGTGATCAGCTTCTTCACCACGATCGGCAACTACGACTACGGCTTCTACTGGTACCTCTACACCGACGGCACCATCCAGCTGGAGAGCAAGGCGACCGGGATCGTCTTCACCTCGGCCTACCGCGGCGAGGAGCACCCGTACGCCACCGAGGTCGCCCCGGGCCTCGGGGCGCCGTTCCACCAGCACCTGTTCTCCGCGCGGCTGGACATGGCGGTGGACGGCGCCGACGGGTCCGGCAACACCGTGCACGAGGTGGACGCCGTCCGGCTGCCGATGAGCGACACCAACCCCTACGGCAACGCCTTCGCGCGCCGGCTGACCCCGCTGACCCGGGAGTCGGAGGCCCAGCGGCTCACCGACGCCACCGTCGGGCGGACCTGGCACGTGGTCAACCCGTCGAAGACCAACCGGCTCGGGCAGCCGGTGGGCTACGCGCTGCACCCGCTGAACGGCCCGGTGCTGCTGGCCGACGAGCAGTCCTCGATCCACAAGCGCGCCACGTTCTCGACCAGGAGCCTGTGGGTCACCGAGTACGACCCGGCCGAGCGGTACCCGGCCGGCGACTTCGTCAACCAGCACCCGGGCGACGGTGGGCTGCCGGCGTTCGTCGCCGGCGACGCCCCGCTGGAGGACACCGACGTCGTGCTCTGGCACACCTTCGGGCTGACCCACTTCCCGCGGCCCGAGGACTGGCCGGTCATGCCGACCGACTACTCCGGTTTCACGCTCAAGCCGGTCGGCTTCTTCGACCGCAACCCCGCGCTCGGCGTCCCGCCGTCGACGTCCTCGCACTGCTCGCCCGGCGAGGGGCACTGCGGGTGACGACGGTCCTCGCTCCTCCCCGGCCGGGGGCAGCCGCCCTCGGCCGGGGAGCCGCCGTCGTGGCGGTGGTCTCGGCCGCCGTGCACCTCGCGCTGCTCGACCCGACCTCCCTGGGCTCGCTGGCGATGGCCCTGATGGCGGTCGCGTGCCTGCCCTGCGCCCGGCAGCTGTGGCGGGCGCCCACCCCGTCGGCCTGGGGCACGACCGCGCTGCTGGACGCCGGGATGCTGGCCGTGCACGCCCAGCTGACCGCCGGAGCGGCGCACGTCCACCACGGGACCGGCTCGTCGGGCACCGCGCTGGGCTGGCTCGCGGTCGGCCTGGGCTGCACGCAGCTCCTCCTCGCGGCGCTCGCTGCGCTGCGCCGGTCGCCGGCGGGCCGAGCCGGGGCTACCGTCCCCGCGTGGCCGACCTCTCCCGCACCGCCCGCGTCGACGTCCTCGTCGAGGGCTACGCCCGCCTGCCGAACGTCGCCGGCACGGTGAGCCTGGTCCGCGACGCCGACCGGGTCGTCGTCGTCGACCCCGGCATGGTCGCCGACCGCGAGCTGATCCTCGCGCCGATGCGCGCGCTCGGCGTCGCGCCGGAGGACGTCACCGACGTCGTCCTGAGCCACCACCACCTCGACCACACGCTCAACGTGGCGCTCTTCCCGGTGGTCCCGGTGCACGACTTCCAGTCGGTCATCGAGGGCGACGTGTTCACCCCCCGCCCGGCCGACGGCGTCGACCTCACGGCGTCGGTCCGGCTGCTGGCCACGCCCGGGCACACGCCGCAGGACATCACGACGCTGGTGGGCACGGCCGACGACGTCGTCGCCCTCACGCACCTGTGGTGGACCGGCGAGGGGCCGGCCGAGGACCCCTACGCGCCCGACCGCGAGGAGCTGCGCCGGCAGCGGGAGCGGGTGCTCGGCCTGGCCAGCCTGGTCGTCCCCGGCCACGGTGCGCCCTTCCGCCCGGGCACCGCGACGCCCCGCTGAGCCGGCGACCGTAGGGTCCCCGGGGTGATCGCCGAAGCGCCGGCCTGGTTGCCGACGGACCTCTCCAGTGCCCTCGACGAGAAGCTCGGCATCGAGATCACCGACTGGGACCCCGCCCACGTCGTCGCCCGGATGCCCGTCGAGGGCAACACCCAGCCCCACGGCCTGCTGCACGGCGGCGCCACCTGCAGCCTGGTCGAGACCGTCGGGTCCTACGCCGCGGCGCTGCAGGCCGGGCCCGGCGCCACGGTCGTCGGGATCGAGCTGAACGCGAGCTACGTCGCGGCCGTGACGTCCGGCTGGGTGACCGCGGTCTGCACGCCCGCCGGCGCGCAGCTGCCGCTGTCGACCTTCCGCATCGAGGTGACCGACGACCGGGGCCGGCTGACCGCCAGCGCCCGGCTGACCTGCATGGTCAGGCCGGCCCGCGCGTCGGGCTGAGCGACCGGCCGAGCAGCCACACCGTCACCGCCGTCCGGCCGGGGTGGGTGCGGCGCCGGACGTCGCTCACCCGGTCCAGACCCCGCTCCCGGGCCGCCTCCCCCAGGCGGACGGTGCCGAAGCCGGCGGCCCCCGTGGCCGCGCCGGCGCTCGCGACGGCCAGCAGCGCCACCGCCCGGCCGGCGACCTCGTGCAGCCAGCAGGAGGCCACCACCGCCCCGCCGTCCGTGACGTCCCACCAGGCGCCGGGCAGCCGGCGGCCGGGGACGCGCAGCCCGGCCGGGAACAGCTCGTCCGGGACGGTGGCGAAGAGCGCCTCCCGGTGCGCGTCCCACCGCGGGTCGGGGTCCTCGGCCCAGCCGAGGGTGTAGGACGACGCGGCGTCGGCCGCGCGCACGGCGCCTCCCGTCACGGGACCGCGGGCGCCAGGCCGGCGTACACCCGCAGCGCGTTGCCGCCGAGGACGAGCGGGACGACGTCGTCGGGCAGGCCGAGCGAGGCGACCGCCCGGGCGTTGACCGCCTGCCCGGGGACGCCCGGCCAGTCGGTGCCGTAGACGAACCGGCGCGCCAGGCGGCCGAGGTCGAAGCGCGCGTAGTACTCGGGCAGCCGCTCGGGCGGCAGCCCGGAGAGCTCGATCCACACGGTGGGGCGCGAGAGGGCGAGGAAGGCCGCCGCGTCGTACCACCAGCCGCGGCCGCCGTGGGCCAGCACCACGTGCAGGTCGGGGAAGTCGCGCAGGACGGCGTCGAGCAGCTGCGGGTCGGCGTAGGCGTTCGTCGACCCCGGGAAGCTGCTCGTCCCGCAGTGCACGACGAGCGGGACGCCGCGCTCGACGAGCACCGCGTAGGCCGGGTACATCGCCGCGTCGTCGGGGCGGAAGCCGCCGTGCACGGGGTGGATCTTCAGGGCGGCGGCGCCCAGGTCGAGCTGGCGCTCCAGCTCGCGCGCGATCGGGAAGTGCAGGTGCGGGTTGACGTTGGCGACAGGCCGGAACCGCCGCGGGTTGTGCGCCACGATCGGCAGCAGGTCGTCGAAGAGCTGGTAGCCGGTCGCCCTGGGGCTGTACTCGCAGAACAGCAGGGCGACGTCCACGCCCTCGTCGGCGAAGAGGCGGTCGAGCGCCGCCGGGTCCGGCGTCCCGTCGGCGTGCCAGACCTCCTCCAGGACCCCGGGCCGCCCGAACCGCCGCGCCCACTCGACCCACGCCGGCGCCAGCGAGGACAGGCGGGGCACGTGGACGTGGGCGTCCACGAGGACGTGCCCGTCGAGCATGGGGTGGTCCTCCCGTCCCGGCCGCCCGGAGCGCCGACGGTAACACCTCGACGTCCTACAGTGACACGTCACCGGGTCGATCGGCGTGTAGCCCGTCCGGGTTCCCTCGGGTGCAGCCAGCACGGTGTGCTGACAGCCGGACGGGCCGGGGGCACGATGCGACCGGGGCCACGGACCCGCGCGCCGAGCGGAGGAGCACTCATGACCGAACGACCGGGCGTCCCGGCCCGCGAGCTGTCCGACGAGGACCTGGAGCGCCAGGGGGTGCACGCGCACGCCATGCGCCACTGGGTGTTCCTGCACGGGACCGCCGAGCAGTTCCGCACGCACACCGAGCGGATGCTCGAGCTCGAGCAGGAGTACCTGCGCCGCCACCCGCAGCGCACCTGGCAGGGGTCCGGGGGCGGGGCGGCCACCCCCTCGCGCGACGACCGGATCCGCGACCTCGTGCAGACGTTCTCCCGGGCGGTCACGTCCCTGCTCGACGAGGAGCCCG
This region of Geodermatophilus bullaregiensis genomic DNA includes:
- a CDS encoding primary-amine oxidase; this encodes MTLIDSPRTTVSHPLSRLTAEEITAATAIVRAAGLVQESSKFVYVGLEEPHKRDVLAWTPGDPIERRVRALLLDRATGNGRDLTVSVTGGTVVTDVEIDGVADGQVPILDAEFEAIEPILAADEQWIAAMAKRGLDVADVRCVPLSAGSYFPGEYGHRIARVLGFHQADESDLPWAHPVDGVVAFVDITRGVALDVQDHYDLPVPAERADLTPDVHPSPVRDLRPIEITQPEGPSFTVEDDVVRWAGWEFRVGFDAREGLVLNQLSIDGRSVVHRASIAEMVVPYADPSPVRFWQNYFDVGEYVFARYTNSLELGCDCLGEIHYLDATLADEDGAPRVIRNAVCLHEEDYGVGWKHTDLFNGMAETRRSRRLVISFFTTIGNYDYGFYWYLYTDGTIQLESKATGIVFTSAYRGEEHPYATEVAPGLGAPFHQHLFSARLDMAVDGADGSGNTVHEVDAVRLPMSDTNPYGNAFARRLTPLTRESEAQRLTDATVGRTWHVVNPSKTNRLGQPVGYALHPLNGPVLLADEQSSIHKRATFSTRSLWVTEYDPAERYPAGDFVNQHPGDGGLPAFVAGDAPLEDTDVVLWHTFGLTHFPRPEDWPVMPTDYSGFTLKPVGFFDRNPALGVPPSTSSHCSPGEGHCG
- a CDS encoding MBL fold metallo-hydrolase — its product is MADLSRTARVDVLVEGYARLPNVAGTVSLVRDADRVVVVDPGMVADRELILAPMRALGVAPEDVTDVVLSHHHLDHTLNVALFPVVPVHDFQSVIEGDVFTPRPADGVDLTASVRLLATPGHTPQDITTLVGTADDVVALTHLWWTGEGPAEDPYAPDREELRRQRERVLGLASLVVPGHGAPFRPGTATPR
- a CDS encoding amidohydrolase family protein; translation: MLDGHVLVDAHVHVPRLSSLAPAWVEWARRFGRPGVLEEVWHADGTPDPAALDRLFADEGVDVALLFCEYSPRATGYQLFDDLLPIVAHNPRRFRPVANVNPHLHFPIARELERQLDLGAAALKIHPVHGGFRPDDAAMYPAYAVLVERGVPLVVHCGTSSFPGSTNAYADPQLLDAVLRDFPDLHVVLAHGGRGWWYDAAAFLALSRPTVWIELSGLPPERLPEYYARFDLGRLARRFVYGTDWPGVPGQAVNARAVASLGLPDDVVPLVLGGNALRVYAGLAPAVP
- a CDS encoding PaaI family thioesterase, whose protein sequence is MIAEAPAWLPTDLSSALDEKLGIEITDWDPAHVVARMPVEGNTQPHGLLHGGATCSLVETVGSYAAALQAGPGATVVGIELNASYVAAVTSGWVTAVCTPAGAQLPLSTFRIEVTDDRGRLTASARLTCMVRPARASG
- a CDS encoding DUF6158 family protein produces the protein MTERPGVPARELSDEDLERQGVHAHAMRHWVFLHGTAEQFRTHTERMLELEQEYLRRHPQRTWQGSGGGAATPSRDDRIRDLVQTFSRAVTSLLDEEPAPAAADGSARDPAEVQAALLRRFAEAPGGRLHKLEAHQIARQLAPDSHLVARLYRQDPPLLQAERDMRVLTDAGRSWLAAHVPTA